In Methanobrevibacter sp., the DNA window AAATAATCAAATCAATTGAAAATAACTCTAAGATGTTATATTGGTCTCCTCCGACTCAAACAAGTCCTCCTTATATACACTTACCTCTCATTAAGGCAGGAACTCCTACTTTTGTATTTGAGACTTGGAGCTATGAGAAAAAGTCCCAAACCAATAAAAGGGCTAAAATATTGATTCAAGCTGTTGATAAGGTATTTGGTTAAAACAACTAAATATCTTACTTTATTTTTTTTGGACAATATAAATAATTCGTGATAATGCGAATGATAAAGAATCTTAAAAAAATATAAAAAATGATCTTTAAAGATTGAAATAATTATAAGCAGAGATGGCAGCTACTGCTCCTTCACCACAAGCGACAACCCACTGCTTAACCCCACCAGTAATATCACCAGCAGAGTAAACGCCTTCCAAATTGGTTGCCTGATTCTTATCTGTTATGATATAGCCGTCTTCGTCTAGAGCAACCCCTAATTCCTTAGCCAGATCATTGGAAGGATCATCACCAATGGCAACGAATACGGCATCTGTCTTATAATCTTCCTCTTTTCCATCCCTTAAGAGAGTGACTGAACTGACAGCCATTTCCCCCTTGATCTCTTCAATGGTGGAATTCCAAAGGACTTCAATGCCATTCTCCTCCAAGGCCTTTTGAAGATGGTGTTCACATCTCAATTCATCCCTTCTGTGAACCAATTTCACATTGCATCCGAGATTCTTGAGATATAATGCCTCTTGAGCAGCACTGTTTCCTCCACCTACCATAAGAACATCCCTTCCAATGAAGAACATTCCATCACAGGTTGCACAGTATGCCACTCCACGACCTAGGAATTCAGCCTCCCCAGGAACATTCAAATGTCTGTGGGATGCTCCAGTAGCTAAAATAATGGTTTTGGTAAAGAATTCCTTTTCACCTGTTTCATCGCTTGACATCAATAAAGGAGAATTTTTGGTTTTTAAATTAAAGCCATCATCTGTCTTTTCAATGGAATCGATTACAGTGTTCTCCAAAATTTCACAATAATTTTCACTTTGTGCCTTCATCTTGCCAATCAATTCCATTCCAGCAATCAAGTCAAATCCAGGATAATTCTGCATCATAGGCACTTCCAAGCCTA includes these proteins:
- a CDS encoding FAD-dependent oxidoreductase, translating into MENYDIIIIGAGPAGLTAGMYAGRQNSKTLVIDKGMAGGLGLEVPMMQNYPGFDLIAGMELIGKMKAQSENYCEILENTVIDSIEKTDDGFNLKTKNSPLLMSSDETGEKEFFTKTIILATGASHRHLNVPGEAEFLGRGVAYCATCDGMFFIGRDVLMVGGGNSAAQEALYLKNLGCNVKLVHRRDELRCEHHLQKALEENGIEVLWNSTIEEIKGEMAVSSVTLLRDGKEEDYKTDAVFVAIGDDPSNDLAKELGVALDEDGYIITDKNQATNLEGVYSAGDITGGVKQWVVACGEGAVAAISAYNYFNL